The proteins below are encoded in one region of Micromonospora sp. DSM 45708:
- a CDS encoding HAD family hydrolase: MVDAVLFDLDGVIVDSEPVWEEVRRAYVAEHGGVWQPDTQRRLMGMSTGEWAAYLSGELGVDRSAEQVADEVVAEMTRRYAQRVPLIDDADAVVRRTAARWPLGLASSSPTRLIAAALAATGLADSFGATLSTEETARGKPAPDVWLAVAARLGVDPARCVAVEDSSNGVRSAAAAGCRVVAVPHLSYPLDPDAAALAAVLLPSIDALTPELLAGLG; this comes from the coding sequence ATGGTAGACGCGGTGCTCTTCGACCTGGACGGCGTGATCGTGGACTCGGAGCCGGTGTGGGAGGAGGTCCGGCGGGCGTACGTGGCCGAGCACGGGGGCGTCTGGCAGCCGGACACGCAGCGCCGGCTGATGGGCATGAGCACCGGCGAGTGGGCCGCCTACCTGAGCGGCGAGCTGGGCGTCGACCGGTCGGCCGAGCAGGTCGCCGACGAGGTGGTGGCGGAGATGACCCGGCGGTACGCGCAGCGCGTACCGCTGATCGACGACGCCGACGCGGTGGTGCGCCGGACGGCCGCGCGGTGGCCGCTGGGGCTGGCCAGTTCCTCACCGACCCGGCTGATCGCGGCGGCGCTGGCGGCGACGGGCCTGGCCGACTCGTTCGGCGCGACGCTGTCGACGGAGGAGACCGCCCGGGGCAAGCCGGCGCCGGACGTCTGGCTGGCGGTGGCGGCCCGGTTGGGCGTCGACCCGGCCCGGTGCGTGGCGGTGGAGGACTCGTCAAACGGGGTCCGGTCGGCGGCAGCCGCCGGGTGCCGGGTGGTGGCGGTGCCGCACCTGTCGTACCCGCTGGATCCGGACGCGGCGGCGCTCGCCGCCGTGCTGCTGCCCTCGATCGACGCGCTCACCCCGGAGCTGCTGGCCGGGCTGGGCTGA
- a CDS encoding NADPH:quinone reductase: protein MRAIVYERSGDASVLQVVERPVPEPGPGEVLVRMAVSGVNPTDWKAREAWPLPAGWQIPHQDGAGVVEAVGEGVDRILIGERVWLWEAAWQRPWGTAAEYTVVPVRHAVPLGSASFDLGASLGIPFMTAHRCLTAGEFVPDTLHAGALSDHVVLVQGGAGAVGNAAIQLARWADACVITTVSTPEKAQLAAAAGADFVINYREQDVVEEVRKIAPDGVHTIVEVSAARNAAADVRILRTGGAVCVYADDGGDEVTLPIRPLMGPNARWQFVLVYTAPKVAKAQAVTDIAAAVAQGAIRVGAEAGLPLHRYPLAGTASAQQAVRDGAVGKVLVSTADE from the coding sequence ATGAGGGCGATCGTGTACGAGCGCAGCGGGGACGCCTCGGTGCTCCAGGTGGTGGAGCGCCCGGTGCCGGAGCCCGGCCCGGGTGAGGTGCTGGTGCGGATGGCCGTCTCGGGGGTGAATCCGACGGACTGGAAGGCGCGTGAGGCGTGGCCGCTGCCGGCCGGCTGGCAGATCCCGCACCAGGACGGCGCCGGTGTGGTGGAGGCGGTCGGTGAGGGCGTCGACCGGATCCTCATCGGCGAGCGGGTCTGGCTGTGGGAGGCGGCGTGGCAGCGCCCCTGGGGCACCGCGGCGGAATACACCGTGGTCCCGGTCCGGCACGCGGTGCCGCTCGGTTCGGCGTCGTTCGATCTGGGCGCGTCGCTGGGCATCCCGTTCATGACCGCGCACCGCTGCCTGACCGCCGGCGAGTTCGTGCCGGACACGCTGCACGCCGGCGCGTTGAGCGACCACGTGGTGCTGGTGCAGGGCGGGGCGGGCGCGGTGGGCAACGCGGCGATCCAGCTCGCCCGCTGGGCCGACGCCTGCGTGATCACCACGGTGAGTACCCCGGAGAAGGCGCAGCTCGCCGCCGCGGCCGGGGCCGACTTCGTGATCAACTATCGCGAGCAGGACGTGGTCGAGGAGGTCCGCAAGATCGCGCCCGACGGTGTGCACACGATCGTCGAGGTCTCCGCCGCCCGCAACGCCGCCGCGGACGTGCGGATCCTGCGTACCGGCGGCGCGGTCTGCGTCTACGCCGACGACGGCGGCGACGAGGTGACGCTGCCGATCCGGCCGTTGATGGGTCCGAACGCGCGCTGGCAGTTCGTGCTGGTCTACACCGCGCCGAAGGTGGCCAAGGCCCAGGCGGTGACCGACATCGCGGCGGCGGTGGCGCAGGGCGCGATCCGGGTCGGCGCGGAGGCCGGGCTGCCGCTGCACCGGTATCCGCTGGCCGGGACCGCGTCGGCGCAGCAGGCGGTACGGGACGGTGCGGTGGGCAAGGTGCTGGTCAGCACCGCCGACGAGTAG
- a CDS encoding fatty acid--CoA ligase, with the protein MRSTMMDAPLQVARILEHGATVHGAAEAVTWTGAEPRRMTYAEVGRAAARLAHALRDECGVTGDERVATFMWNNNEHLVAYFAVPSMGAVLHTLNLRLFPDQVAYIANHAQDRVVLVDSTLIPLLARVIGELATVRHVVVVGGGDPAPLVAAAGDRITVHHWDALLADRPDTFDWPEVDERDAAALCYTSGTTGHPKGVAYSHRSIYLHSLQVCMPEGFGLGPNDRELAIVPMFHAMSWGLPYAAFLSGASLIMPDRFLQAEPIAAMIAAERPTLAGAVPTIWNDLLAYLDSHDVDTSSLTEVIVGGSACPPALMHAFHDRHGIEVIHAWGMTEMSPLGSVSRAPAGATGDDAWRYRYTQGRVPAGVAARIVGPLGEPLPADGTSVGELEVRGPWVTARYVGDDVPDAEKFRDGWLRTGDVGTLSPDGYITLTDRAKDVIKSGGEWISSVELENALMAHPAVLEACVVGVPDERWDERPLATVVVREGASVTAEELRDFLAGSVARWQLPERWAFIDAVPKTSVGKFDKKVVRSRYADGGLEVRELSAP; encoded by the coding sequence ATGCGTAGCACGATGATGGACGCCCCGCTCCAGGTGGCCCGGATCCTCGAACACGGCGCCACCGTGCACGGCGCGGCGGAGGCGGTCACCTGGACCGGTGCCGAACCCCGCCGGATGACGTACGCGGAGGTGGGGCGTGCCGCCGCCCGGCTGGCCCACGCGCTGCGCGACGAGTGCGGCGTGACCGGCGACGAACGGGTCGCCACCTTCATGTGGAACAACAACGAACACCTGGTGGCCTACTTCGCGGTGCCGAGCATGGGCGCGGTGCTGCACACGCTCAACCTGCGGCTCTTCCCGGACCAGGTCGCCTACATCGCCAACCACGCGCAGGACCGGGTGGTGCTCGTCGACAGCACGCTCATTCCGCTGCTGGCCCGCGTGATCGGCGAGCTGGCCACGGTGCGGCACGTGGTGGTGGTCGGTGGCGGCGACCCGGCCCCGCTGGTGGCCGCCGCCGGTGACCGGATCACCGTGCACCACTGGGACGCGCTGCTGGCCGACCGGCCGGACACGTTCGACTGGCCGGAGGTGGACGAGCGGGACGCGGCGGCGCTCTGCTACACGTCCGGGACCACCGGTCACCCCAAGGGCGTGGCCTACTCGCACCGCTCGATCTACCTGCACTCGCTCCAGGTGTGCATGCCGGAGGGCTTCGGCCTCGGCCCGAACGACCGGGAACTGGCCATCGTGCCGATGTTCCACGCCATGTCGTGGGGCCTGCCGTACGCGGCGTTCCTCTCCGGCGCCTCGCTGATCATGCCGGACCGCTTCCTCCAGGCCGAGCCGATCGCCGCGATGATCGCCGCCGAGCGGCCCACGCTGGCCGGCGCGGTGCCGACCATCTGGAACGATCTGCTGGCCTACCTGGACAGCCATGACGTGGACACCTCCTCGCTGACCGAGGTGATCGTCGGCGGCTCGGCGTGCCCGCCGGCGCTGATGCACGCGTTCCACGACCGGCACGGCATCGAGGTCATCCACGCCTGGGGGATGACCGAGATGTCGCCGCTGGGTTCGGTGTCCCGCGCGCCGGCCGGCGCGACCGGTGACGACGCCTGGCGCTACCGCTACACCCAGGGCCGTGTCCCGGCCGGGGTGGCGGCGCGGATCGTCGGCCCGCTGGGTGAGCCGCTGCCCGCCGACGGCACGTCCGTGGGCGAGCTGGAGGTCCGGGGGCCGTGGGTGACCGCCCGGTACGTCGGCGACGACGTGCCGGACGCCGAGAAGTTCCGGGACGGCTGGCTGCGGACCGGCGACGTCGGCACGCTCTCGCCGGACGGGTACATCACGCTCACCGACCGCGCCAAGGACGTGATCAAGTCCGGCGGGGAGTGGATCTCGTCGGTGGAGCTGGAGAACGCGTTGATGGCGCACCCGGCCGTGCTGGAGGCGTGCGTGGTGGGCGTGCCGGACGAGCGCTGGGACGAGCGCCCGCTGGCCACCGTGGTGGTCCGCGAGGGCGCCTCGGTCACCGCGGAGGAACTGCGGGACTTCCTGGCCGGCTCGGTGGCCCGCTGGCAGTTGCCCGAGCGCTGGGCGTTCATCGACGCGGTGCCGAAGACGAGCGTCGGCAAGTTCGACAAGAAGGTGGTGCGCTCGCGGTACGCCGACGGCGGGCTTGAGGTGCGGGAACTGTCCGCGCCGTAA
- a CDS encoding NUDIX domain-containing protein, protein MSISWADSYVGQLRALAGDRTLMFVGARAVVRDNAARVLLIQRSDNGQWALPAGAMELGESIADCAVREVREETGLRALRVSAFALYTGPDRIHTNMYGHTYQVFTAAFRVDEWDGELSRFTDETTDAGFFPPGEFPTPLSTSVHETLADLDVFEQTNRLILK, encoded by the coding sequence GTGAGCATCTCCTGGGCCGACTCGTACGTCGGGCAGCTCCGTGCGCTGGCCGGTGACCGCACGCTGATGTTCGTCGGCGCCCGCGCCGTGGTGCGCGACAACGCCGCCCGGGTGCTGCTGATCCAGCGCTCCGACAACGGTCAGTGGGCGCTGCCGGCCGGCGCCATGGAGCTGGGCGAGTCGATCGCCGACTGCGCGGTCCGCGAGGTCCGCGAGGAAACCGGCCTGCGCGCGCTGCGGGTCAGCGCGTTCGCGCTCTACACCGGCCCGGACCGCATCCACACCAACATGTACGGGCACACCTACCAGGTCTTCACCGCCGCGTTCCGGGTCGACGAGTGGGACGGCGAGCTGTCCCGGTTCACCGACGAGACCACCGACGCCGGCTTCTTCCCCCCGGGGGAGTTCCCCACCCCGCTCTCGACCAGCGTCCACGAGACGCTCGCCGACCTGGACGTCTTCGAGCAGACCAACCGCCTGATCCTGAAGTAG
- a CDS encoding MDR family MFS transporter has protein sequence MNAQAAAPALPARQIRLLMFGLMTGMLLAALDQTIVGTALPTIVGELGGIDHYSWVVTAYLLASTASTPLYGKMADLYGRRPVFLFSIGTFLVGSLLAGLSRDMTQLIVTRGVQGLGAGGLMTLAFVIISDVVPPRERGRYQGLFGAVFGVSSVAGPLVGGYFAETNWRWIFYLNVPLAILAIVVCWHVMRLVPFQRREHTVDWLGAALLVAGVSCLLLALSWGGNSYAWGSGVIVGLFVAGAVLGVAFLLQEARTREPILPLRLFRSRTFALANAAGFVLGLVMFGSIIFIPLYLQIVKGASPTRSGLLMLPMMAGIIVTSILTGRAMSRIGRYKWFPVTGAAVLVVGMLLFRQLQVGTSLWAAFGYMVVIGVGLGLCMQSLILAVQNAVNVRDLGAGTSSATFFRSLGGSFGVAILGAVLSTRLATALADRLPGALAQLPPQQRAAVAAGGAENISINDPATILALPGPVRAAIQSSFVDALHLVFLTTGLIAVLAVLVTLAMPNLQLRGAGPQGATGGADPLGGKAAAPGGKPLPKESKDESAAEMEAKSQTML, from the coding sequence ATGAACGCCCAGGCCGCTGCACCCGCGTTGCCCGCCCGCCAGATCCGCCTGCTGATGTTCGGTCTGATGACCGGCATGCTGCTGGCCGCTCTCGACCAGACCATCGTCGGCACCGCGCTGCCCACCATCGTGGGCGAGTTGGGCGGCATCGACCACTACTCGTGGGTGGTCACGGCGTACCTGCTGGCGTCGACCGCCTCGACGCCGCTCTACGGCAAGATGGCCGACCTGTACGGGCGACGGCCGGTCTTCCTCTTCTCGATCGGCACGTTCCTGGTCGGCTCGCTGCTGGCCGGGCTGTCGCGGGACATGACCCAGTTGATCGTCACCCGGGGCGTGCAGGGTCTCGGCGCGGGCGGCCTGATGACGCTGGCGTTCGTCATCATCTCGGACGTGGTGCCGCCCCGGGAGCGGGGCCGCTACCAGGGTCTGTTCGGCGCCGTCTTCGGCGTGTCGTCGGTGGCCGGCCCGCTGGTCGGCGGCTACTTCGCGGAGACCAACTGGCGGTGGATCTTCTACCTCAACGTGCCGCTGGCGATCCTCGCCATCGTGGTCTGCTGGCACGTGATGCGGCTGGTGCCGTTCCAGCGCCGGGAGCACACGGTCGACTGGCTCGGCGCGGCGCTGCTGGTCGCCGGCGTGAGCTGCCTGCTGCTGGCGTTGAGCTGGGGCGGCAACTCGTACGCCTGGGGCTCCGGCGTGATCGTCGGGCTGTTCGTGGCCGGCGCGGTGCTGGGCGTGGCGTTCCTGCTCCAGGAGGCCCGGACCCGGGAGCCGATCCTGCCGCTGCGGCTGTTCCGCAGCCGCACGTTCGCGCTGGCCAACGCCGCCGGCTTCGTGCTCGGCCTGGTGATGTTCGGGTCGATCATCTTCATCCCGCTCTACCTCCAGATCGTCAAGGGCGCCTCGCCGACCCGCAGTGGTCTGCTGATGCTGCCGATGATGGCCGGCATCATCGTCACGTCGATCCTGACCGGCCGGGCGATGAGCCGGATCGGCCGGTACAAGTGGTTCCCGGTGACGGGCGCCGCCGTGCTGGTGGTCGGCATGTTGTTGTTCCGTCAGCTCCAGGTGGGTACGTCGCTGTGGGCCGCGTTCGGCTACATGGTGGTGATCGGCGTCGGGCTGGGGCTGTGCATGCAGTCACTGATCCTGGCCGTGCAGAACGCGGTGAACGTCCGGGACCTGGGTGCGGGCACCTCCTCGGCCACGTTCTTCCGCTCGCTGGGCGGCTCGTTCGGGGTGGCCATCCTGGGCGCGGTGCTGTCGACGCGGCTCGCCACCGCGCTGGCCGACCGGCTGCCGGGCGCGCTCGCCCAGCTCCCGCCGCAGCAGCGGGCGGCGGTGGCGGCCGGCGGCGCGGAGAACATCTCGATCAACGATCCGGCCACCATCCTCGCGCTGCCCGGCCCGGTACGCGCCGCGATCCAGTCCTCGTTCGTCGACGCGCTGCACCTGGTCTTCCTGACCACCGGGCTGATCGCGGTGCTGGCGGTGCTGGTCACCCTGGCGATGCCGAACCTCCAGCTCCGGGGCGCCGGCCCGCAGGGCGCCACCGGCGGGGCGGACCCGCTGGGCGGGAAGGCCGCCGCGCCGGGTGGCAAGCCGCTGCCGAAGGAGTCGAAGGACGAGTCCGCCGCCGAGATGGAGGCGAAGTCGCAGACGATGCTCTGA
- a CDS encoding type 1 glutamine amidotransferase domain-containing protein, with the protein MTATLQGKRIAFLAADGVEEVEYTKPREAVENAGARVELVSIESGSIQAFNHLDHGKQYPVDVTTKEADAGAYDGLVLPGGVANPDFLRTDPDAVRFVKSFFDAGKPVGVICHGPWTLVEADVVRGRRITSWPSLRTDLTNAGATWVDEEVVTDNGLVSSRKPDDLPAFCAKIIEEFAEGRHTAG; encoded by the coding sequence ATGACAGCGACACTTCAGGGCAAGCGGATCGCGTTCCTGGCCGCCGACGGCGTCGAGGAGGTCGAGTACACCAAGCCGCGCGAGGCGGTGGAGAACGCCGGCGCCCGGGTGGAGCTGGTCTCCATCGAGTCCGGCTCGATCCAGGCGTTCAACCACCTGGACCACGGCAAGCAGTACCCGGTCGACGTCACCACCAAGGAGGCGGACGCCGGCGCGTACGACGGGTTGGTGCTGCCCGGCGGCGTGGCGAACCCGGACTTCCTGCGGACCGACCCGGACGCGGTCCGGTTCGTGAAGTCGTTCTTCGACGCCGGCAAGCCGGTCGGGGTGATCTGCCACGGCCCGTGGACGCTGGTCGAGGCGGACGTGGTGCGCGGTCGTCGGATCACCTCCTGGCCGAGCCTGCGCACCGACCTCACGAACGCCGGCGCCACCTGGGTCGACGAGGAGGTCGTCACCGACAACGGGCTGGTCAGCAGCCGTAAGCCGGACGACCTGCCGGCGTTCTGCGCCAAGATCATCGAGGAGTTCGCCGAGGGCCGGCACACCGCCGGCTAG